The following coding sequences lie in one Streptomyces venezuelae genomic window:
- a CDS encoding uroporphyrinogen-III synthase has product MHATPGNDPSAPRNDPSATRNDPTAPGPLAGFTVGVTAARRADELGTLLERRGATVLHAPALRIVPLADDSELLRATKQLIERVPDVVVATTAIGFRGWIEAADGWGYGDALLRCLRGVELLARGPKVKGAVRAAGLTEEWSPSSESMAEVLDRLLGEGVEGRRVALQLHGEPLPGFVEALRAAGAEVVMVPVYRWLPPEDITPVDRLLDAAVGRGVDALTFTSAPAAASLLARAEERGMTDELLAALRHDVLSACVGPVTALPLQSLGIDTVQPERFRLGPLVQVLCRELPGRARVFDVAGHRVEIRGHAVLVDDELRAVPPAGMALLAALARRPGWVVARAELLRALPGAGRDEHAVESAMARLRTALGTPKLIQTVVKRGYRLAVDPSSGSKYAG; this is encoded by the coding sequence ATGCACGCCACACCCGGGAATGACCCCTCCGCACCCAGGAACGATCCCTCGGCAACCAGGAATGATCCCACCGCGCCCGGCCCTCTCGCCGGGTTCACCGTCGGCGTCACCGCCGCCCGCCGCGCCGACGAGCTCGGCACGCTCCTCGAGCGGCGCGGCGCCACCGTCCTGCACGCGCCCGCACTGCGCATCGTGCCGCTCGCCGACGACAGTGAACTGCTCCGTGCCACCAAGCAGTTGATCGAGCGGGTGCCCGATGTCGTCGTGGCCACCACCGCCATCGGGTTCCGCGGGTGGATCGAGGCCGCCGACGGGTGGGGGTACGGGGACGCGCTGCTGCGCTGTCTGCGCGGGGTCGAGCTGCTCGCCCGCGGTCCGAAGGTCAAGGGGGCCGTACGGGCCGCCGGGCTCACCGAGGAGTGGTCGCCGTCCTCCGAATCCATGGCGGAGGTCCTCGACCGGCTTCTGGGGGAGGGGGTCGAAGGGCGGCGCGTCGCCCTTCAGCTGCACGGGGAGCCGCTGCCCGGCTTCGTCGAGGCCCTCCGGGCCGCCGGCGCCGAGGTCGTCATGGTGCCCGTCTACCGGTGGCTGCCCCCGGAGGACATCACACCCGTGGACCGGCTGCTCGACGCGGCCGTCGGGCGCGGAGTCGACGCGCTGACGTTCACCAGCGCGCCCGCCGCCGCGTCCCTGCTCGCCCGTGCGGAGGAGCGGGGCATGACCGACGAGCTGCTCGCCGCCCTGCGCCACGACGTGCTGTCCGCCTGCGTGGGGCCCGTCACCGCCCTGCCGCTGCAGTCCCTCGGCATCGACACGGTGCAGCCCGAGCGGTTCCGGCTCGGACCGCTCGTCCAGGTGCTGTGCCGTGAACTGCCGGGGCGGGCGCGGGTGTTCGACGTCGCCGGGCACCGGGTCGAGATCCGTGGGCATGCCGTCCTCGTCGACGACGAGCTGCGCGCCGTGCCGCCCGCCGGGATGGCCCTGCTCGCCGCCCTCGCCCGCCGGCCCGGCTGGGTCGTCGCCCGCGCGGAACTGCTGCGCGCGCTGCCGGGCGCGGGACGCGACGAGCACGCGGTGGAGTCGGCGATGGCCCGGCTGCGGACGGCCCTCGGCACGCCGAAGCTCATCCAGACCGTCGTGAAGCGCGGCTACCGGCTCGCCGTCGACCCGTCCTCGGGGTCCAAGTACGCGGGGTGA
- a CDS encoding CGNR zinc finger domain-containing protein — protein MALGTAPAPYELRFDSGRSCLDLVATNHPVERLDSVARLRAWLAGAGLVPAEALLHGAGPQWLAAFRELRAHVGQLVLGEIEGRPLAAAAALDRVNALAAAAPPAPCAVRAADGTLVRVLRGEPGCAALVAAVARDAVDLLTDPVARALLRQCEGDNCPIVYLDTSRGRRRRWCSSEVCGNRERVARHRRRAALARP, from the coding sequence ATGGCGTTGGGCACGGCCCCGGCTCCGTACGAGCTGCGATTCGACTCCGGGCGGAGCTGTCTGGACCTCGTGGCGACGAACCACCCCGTGGAACGGCTCGACTCCGTGGCACGGCTGCGCGCCTGGCTCGCCGGTGCGGGCCTCGTACCGGCGGAAGCGTTACTGCACGGCGCCGGGCCGCAGTGGCTCGCCGCCTTCCGCGAACTGCGCGCCCACGTCGGGCAGTTGGTGCTCGGCGAGATCGAGGGGCGGCCCCTCGCCGCCGCGGCCGCGCTCGACCGCGTCAACGCGCTGGCCGCCGCGGCACCCCCCGCCCCCTGCGCGGTACGCGCCGCCGACGGCACGCTCGTACGCGTCCTGCGCGGCGAACCCGGCTGCGCGGCGCTCGTCGCCGCCGTCGCCAGGGACGCCGTCGACCTCCTCACCGACCCGGTGGCCCGCGCGCTGCTCCGTCAGTGCGAGGGCGACAACTGCCCCATCGTCTACCTCGACACGTCCCGCGGGCGCCGGCGCCGCTGGTGCTCCAGCGAGGTGTGCGGCAACCGGGAGCGGGTGGCCAGACACCGCCGGAGGGCGGCGCTCGCCCGGCCGTGA